CATAATGTGAATCCATTTTCCAATAGGGAAACTAACGGCCCAAGGAAACTTTTCAGCTTTCCACAAATGAAAGCAAATGGGcattcaaataataatacccACTTGAAAATGAACagaaatataacatttagTATTCCATTAAATATGGAAAGAAGAATTAATTCGAAACAATCGAATAGTGggaagaaatattttaacaatataGCTAGTATTGATAATAATTGTAtccaaaatataaattttaatgaaagtaataaaaatgctGATTCACAAATAAAAGGACAACGTGTATACAAACCAAGAACATCCAAAAGcttatttaatttacaaaattttaaaaaaaaaatgaataattcttataatatttatatagaaaaatgttCACGTGTTATCATTTTTGATTTAGATGATACCTTAATTCCTACGTGTTGGATTAGGTCAGCTTTATTATCAAAGCGTAATCCTAATTATGACCAAGCACTTAGAGAATTGCAGAaagaaatacatttaaataaaaaatataattttgaatCAGCTGTTTGTTCGGTTATTCATTTAGCTATTTCTATGTCACACACTGTATTTATTGTTACAAATGCTAGGAGTGATACATGGGTAGAAACAGTAAGATGGCTATTTCCACAATTTTCGAAATTGCTGGATGAGTGCCACATACCTATCATAAGGACTGATCAGTATATGGAACCTTCCCCCCTTAATGTGTTTGAATACTTTCGATACTGGATGAACGCAAAGGTTAATTTCTCAACGGCGAGAGGAAGATAGCAATTATGTGTATACGTTTGTACATGTGTGGGTATTTACATGCATATGTGTGGGTTTCGGCACTTAGCgcgtttttatttattatacttcATATATTACTTTCACATAGTATGTTTCATTTACTATGCCTCATTTATTGTACTTTGCATACTTCGTTTTGATGTATATGTGCCTATTATAATGCTTCTCCTTTATATTCTCATTCCTaatgcagaaaaaaaaatttgatgaAATACTTAAGGACCATTGCAGTTTTTATCATGAGTTTATTGCAAACAAAATAGATTTTATTTCCTT
The sequence above is drawn from the Plasmodium malariae genome assembly, chromosome: 5 genome and encodes:
- the PmUG01_05036400 gene encoding conserved Plasmodium protein, unknown function; the encoded protein is MNTPHTHIPFYNNQCFFTKNVEPKKHNVNPFSNRETNGPRKLFSFPQMKANGHSNNNTHLKMNRNITFSIPLNMERRINSKQSNSGKKYFNNIASIDNNCIQNINFNESNKNADSQIKGQRVYKPRTSKSLFNLQNFKKKMNNSYNIYIEKCSRVIIFDLDDTLIPTCWIRSALLSKRNPNYDQALRELQKEIHLNKKYNFESAVCSVIHLAISMSHTVFIVTNARSDTWVETVRWLFPQFSKLLDECHIPIIRTDQYMEPSPLNVFEYFRYWMNAKKKKFDEILKDHCSFYHEFIANKIDFISLGDTEFEEVAAYELQSSNKNLIKRAFNVKVQTGLCIEDFIGQLKLIQVALSIVAKGSYDYKYLALSGSVQIKMFS